ACACCTGGGCGCGAATGTTGGCGAGCTGGCCAACCGCGGCCACGGTGTAGGCCTGCCCGGCCTCCAGCGTCAGGTTCGCGGTGATCACCGCCGCGCCGGTGCCCTGCCCCGCCGGCGCAACGCGCACCTCGTGCGGCCCCGCCGGTACCTCCAGGTAGTTGCTGATCGCCGGGAAGGCAACGTTGGTCAGCACCGCCTGCCCATCGACGAACACGTCCACCGCCGGCGCGTCGGGCGAGGCATGGATCACGCGTACCCGCGCGGTGTTGCCCTGCGCCGCCGCCGGTCCAACCAACGCCAGTACCAGCAGCACTAGCCCGCTTACGATCATGAGCCGTCGCATGGTCCCGTCCTCCTTGGATTACGCTTGTCCAGCGCTGGGTAGCGGTGCGCGCTCCCGCCACCTAGCTTGCGGCCATGGCCGTCTTGTTCTGTCTCTACGCAGCCCAGATCGGGTTGGATCTATGTTTTGAACAGAATTTGCAAAATTGTTGCACAGCGGACATGGTCACAAAAAAAGCGTCGCCTCTCTGGCGACGCCGTGTGGGCCAACGGGCGCTTAGAGCTTGCCGGCCAGCACCGTCTGCGAGCTGGGGCGCGTCGCGCCACCGGCGGGCTCGACCGTAACCATGATCTCCTCGTAGCGATCCATCGGCTCCGGTGGCGTGATCTTGACCACCACCGGCAGGTCGCTGTGATGGACGGCAAAGGTGGTCAGCGGCTGCTGGTGGCTATCGCGGGCGACCCACACCTGATAGACTTTGTCGGGCGGCAGGGGCGGCAGCCGATGCGCGACCAGCACCGCCTCGTTCTTGCCGGGCGTCATGTAGGTCTCGGCCCAAGCGCTACCACCCGCGCCGATGCCTTGGAGCCGGCGCACTGCGGCGGCCTGAGCGGCCAGGCGTTCCAGCTCTGAAAAGGAGGCCAGTTGCGCGCGCATGGTTGCGTTTTCGCGCTGCACGGTCGCAATGGTGGTCTGGGCCAAGGCCGTGCTGCGGCGCATGGAGCTCACCTCGCGCTGGAGCTGGACGGCCCACACCAGCACGAGCAGCAGCGCTGCCAGGGCACCAAAGGCCGGCCACAGCGCAGCGCGAGTTGTCACGCGCCGTGGACGCGGTGTGGGCGTAGCCAGAAACTGGGCGCGATCAATGGTAGCCAGCAGGCGTGCCTTGCAGCGCGCCGGCGGCGACAGCGGCGCGACGGAGAGGGCCAGCAAGTGGAAGGCATCCTCGGCCTGCCAGGCCTGCCGCCGGCAGGGTGGACAGACCTGCACATGCCGCGCTACGCGCTCGAGGTCATGATCATCCAGGACGCCAAGCGCGTATTCGTCAATCAGATCGTCAACGTGTTCGCTTTGCATTTCCATAGCTTCCGACAAGCGCGCCAGCGGCGCAGCGCTTCAATCCACAAGCTGCTGTCCCTGCAGCAACGCACGCAATTTTTGCAATCCCAGACGCATGCGGGTTTTGACCGTTCCCAACGGATTGCCAAGCCGCACGGCGATCTCCTGCTGCGTCAAGCCGCCGAAATAGGCCAACTCCAGGGCTTCGCGCTGCT
This is a stretch of genomic DNA from Kallotenue papyrolyticum. It encodes these proteins:
- a CDS encoding anti-sigma factor domain-containing protein, with translation MQSEHVDDLIDEYALGVLDDHDLERVARHVQVCPPCRRQAWQAEDAFHLLALSVAPLSPPARCKARLLATIDRAQFLATPTPRPRRVTTRAALWPAFGALAALLLVLVWAVQLQREVSSMRRSTALAQTTIATVQRENATMRAQLASFSELERLAAQAAAVRRLQGIGAGGSAWAETYMTPGKNEAVLVAHRLPPLPPDKVYQVWVARDSHQQPLTTFAVHHSDLPVVVKITPPEPMDRYEEIMVTVEPAGGATRPSSQTVLAGKL